A genomic region of Mycobacterium senriense contains the following coding sequences:
- a CDS encoding PPOX class F420-dependent oxidoreductase: MAIPQYAELSRSRYALLRSFRRDGTPVDTPIWFAFDGAGLLFRTKVGPKTNRLAARHDVELAACDYRGRVRPGATTVTGRATVLSGAEAARGNRVLHRRYGWQWNIVPLIKVPGITNVHQGLCAREKLRRARDRGVWPDSVIVRVDLP, from the coding sequence ATGGCCATCCCCCAATACGCCGAACTCAGCCGTTCTCGCTACGCCCTGCTGCGATCGTTTCGCCGCGACGGCACGCCCGTAGACACCCCGATCTGGTTCGCGTTCGACGGTGCCGGCCTGCTGTTCCGGACCAAGGTCGGCCCCAAGACCAACCGACTGGCCGCCCGCCACGACGTGGAGCTCGCGGCCTGCGATTACCGGGGCCGGGTGCGCCCCGGCGCGACGACGGTGACCGGCCGCGCCACGGTGCTGTCCGGCGCCGAGGCCGCCCGCGGCAACCGCGTGCTGCACCGCCGCTACGGCTGGCAGTGGAACATCGTCCCGCTGATCAAGGTTCCCGGCATCACCAACGTGCACCAAGGCCTGTGCGCACGCGAGAAGTTGCGGCGCGCCCGCGACCGAGGGGTGTGGCCGGACAGCGTCATCGTGCGGGTGGACCTGCCATGA
- a CDS encoding MBL fold metallo-hydrolase gives MVRPKRPDERFLRSVVDAGLPAPGRTVAVTALPQLPRPVPTAAIVEGTFAPARVENSLTSFLLTHPEATIIVDPAVCVDVERRAIAQLPAVLRVAVRPPAGTIPTRTALDRLPEAPRLDFALPTHAHWDHVSGLLDLPGLPVHLHRREHDWIGSGPVAPVGGVRDSLRDRPVNEYDLDGPPVLTFTASHDLFGDHSVVLVDLAGHTPGSVGVLAHTARGWILIAGDAVWHHLQIDKVRQKASYPGNLVDEDREETFRTLQRLHLVRHAVTIIPTHDHQAASRLARTAPRV, from the coding sequence ATGGTGCGCCCGAAGCGGCCCGACGAGCGGTTTCTGCGCAGCGTCGTCGACGCGGGACTGCCGGCTCCCGGCCGCACCGTGGCGGTGACCGCGCTGCCCCAGCTGCCACGCCCGGTGCCGACCGCTGCCATCGTCGAGGGCACCTTCGCCCCGGCGCGCGTCGAGAACTCGCTGACCTCGTTCCTCCTCACCCACCCGGAAGCGACGATCATCGTCGACCCCGCGGTCTGCGTCGACGTCGAGCGACGCGCGATCGCGCAGCTGCCCGCCGTGCTGCGGGTCGCGGTCCGCCCGCCGGCCGGCACCATCCCGACCCGCACCGCACTGGACCGGCTCCCCGAGGCGCCACGCCTGGATTTCGCGCTTCCCACCCACGCGCACTGGGACCACGTGTCGGGTCTGCTGGACCTGCCGGGTCTCCCCGTGCACCTACACCGCCGCGAACACGACTGGATCGGTTCCGGCCCCGTCGCTCCCGTCGGCGGCGTGCGCGATTCGCTGCGCGACCGGCCCGTCAACGAATACGACCTGGACGGGCCGCCGGTGTTGACGTTCACCGCCAGCCACGATCTCTTCGGCGACCATTCGGTCGTCCTCGTGGATCTGGCTGGTCACACTCCGGGCAGCGTCGGGGTGCTCGCCCACACCGCGCGTGGCTGGATCCTGATCGCCGGCGACGCCGTCTGGCACCATTTGCAGATCGACAAGGTCCGGCAGAAGGCCAGCTACCCAGGCAATTTGGTGGACGAGGATCGTGAGGAGACGTTCAGGACCCTGCAGCGCCTGCACCTGGTGCGGCACGCGGTGACGATCATCCCGACCCACGACCACCAGGCGGCGTCGCGATTGGCCCGGACGGCGCCGCGAGTGTGA
- the dnaE gene encoding DNA polymerase III subunit alpha, producing MNQPSFVHLHNHTEYSMLDGAAKIAPMLAEVDRLQMPAVGMTDHGNMFGASEFYNAATKAGIKPIIGVEAYIAPASRFDTRRILWGDPGQKSDDVSGSGSYTHMTMVAENATGLRNLFKLSSLASFEGQLGKWSRMDAEIIAEHAEGIIATTGCPSGEVQTRLRLGHEREALESAAKWREIFGADNYFLELMDHGLSIETRVREGLLEIGRKLGIPPLATNDCHYVTRDAAHNHEALLCVQTGKTLSDPNRFKFDGDGYYLKSAADMRQIWDDEVPGACDSTLLIAERVQSYDEVWAPRDRMPIFPVPEGHDQATWLHHEVLAGLQRRFPSGVGQDYIDRAEYEIKVICDKGFPSYFLIVADLINYARSVDIRVGPGRGSAAGSLVAYALGITNIDPIPHGLLFERFLNPERPSAPDIDIDFDDRRRGEMVRYAAEKWGSDRVAQVITFGTIKTKAALKDSARIHYGQPGFAIADRITKALPPPIMAKDIPLSGITDPGHERYKEAAEVRGLIETDPDVRTIYQTARGLEGLIRNAGVHACAVIMSSEPLTEAIPLWKRPQDGAIITGWDYPSCEAIGLLKMDFLGLRNLTIIGDALENIKSNRGIDLDLESVPLDDKPTYELLGRGDTLGVFQLDGGPMRDLLRRMQPTEFNDIVAVLALYRPGPMGMNAHNDYADRKNGRQAVKPIHPELEEPLREILAETHGLIVYQEQIMFIAQKVASYTMGKADALRKAMGKKKLEVLEAEYKGFYEGMTTNGFSEKAVKALWDTILPFAGYAFNKSHAAGYGLVSYWTAYLKANYPAEYMAGLLTSVGDDKDKAAVYLADCRKLGITVLPPDVNESLVNFASVGQDIRFGLGAVRNVGANVVGSLIGTRNGKGKFTDFSDYLNKIDVAACNKKVTESLIKAGAFDSLGHARKGLFLVHTDAVDSVLGTKKAEAMGQFDLFGGGSDGSLTDSVFNIKVPDDEWEDKHKLALEREMLGLYVSGHPLNQVAHLLTAQVDTQIPAILDGDVPNDTQVRVGGILASVNRRVNKNGMPWASAQLEDLTGGIEVMFFPQAYSVYGADIADDVVVLIKAKVSLRDDRVALIANELVVPDFSNAQPNRPLAVSLPTRQCTIDKVTALKQVLARHPGTSQVHLRLISGDRITTLELDASLRVTPSPALMGDLKALLGPGCLGG from the coding sequence ATGAACCAGCCATCCTTCGTGCACCTGCATAACCACACCGAGTATTCGATGTTGGACGGTGCCGCGAAGATCGCGCCGATGCTGGCCGAGGTGGACCGGCTGCAAATGCCCGCGGTCGGGATGACCGACCACGGAAACATGTTCGGCGCCAGCGAGTTCTACAACGCGGCGACCAAGGCGGGGATCAAGCCGATCATCGGCGTCGAGGCCTACATCGCCCCGGCCTCGCGCTTCGACACCCGGCGGATCCTGTGGGGCGACCCGGGCCAGAAGTCCGACGACGTGTCGGGCAGCGGCTCCTACACGCACATGACGATGGTGGCCGAGAACGCCACCGGCCTGCGCAACCTGTTCAAGCTGTCCTCGCTGGCGTCGTTCGAGGGCCAGCTCGGCAAGTGGTCGCGGATGGACGCCGAGATCATCGCCGAACACGCCGAGGGCATCATCGCCACCACGGGCTGCCCGTCGGGTGAGGTGCAGACCCGGCTGCGGCTGGGTCATGAGCGCGAGGCGCTGGAGTCGGCCGCCAAATGGCGCGAGATCTTCGGCGCCGACAACTACTTCCTGGAGCTGATGGACCACGGGCTGTCCATCGAGACGCGGGTCCGCGAAGGACTGCTGGAGATCGGCCGCAAGCTCGGCATCCCGCCGCTGGCCACCAACGACTGCCACTACGTCACCCGCGACGCCGCCCACAACCACGAGGCGCTGCTGTGCGTGCAGACCGGAAAGACCCTCTCGGACCCCAACCGGTTCAAGTTCGACGGCGACGGCTACTACCTGAAGTCGGCCGCCGACATGCGCCAGATCTGGGACGACGAGGTTCCCGGCGCCTGCGACTCCACCCTGCTGATCGCCGAGCGGGTGCAGTCCTACGACGAGGTGTGGGCGCCGCGCGACCGGATGCCGATCTTTCCGGTGCCCGAGGGACACGACCAGGCGACCTGGCTGCACCACGAGGTGTTGGCGGGGCTGCAGCGCCGCTTCCCGTCCGGCGTCGGGCAGGACTACATCGACCGGGCCGAGTATGAGATCAAGGTCATCTGCGACAAGGGTTTCCCGTCCTACTTCCTGATCGTGGCCGACCTGATCAACTACGCGCGCTCGGTCGACATCCGGGTGGGGCCGGGGCGTGGCTCGGCGGCGGGCTCGCTGGTGGCCTACGCGCTGGGCATCACCAACATCGACCCGATCCCGCACGGTCTGCTGTTCGAGCGGTTCCTCAACCCGGAACGTCCGTCGGCACCAGACATCGATATCGACTTCGACGACCGTCGTCGCGGCGAGATGGTGCGCTACGCCGCCGAGAAGTGGGGCTCTGACCGCGTGGCCCAGGTCATCACCTTCGGCACCATTAAAACCAAAGCGGCGCTGAAGGATTCGGCGCGCATCCACTACGGCCAGCCCGGATTCGCGATCGCCGACCGGATCACCAAGGCGCTGCCGCCGCCGATCATGGCCAAAGACATTCCGCTGTCGGGCATCACCGACCCGGGCCATGAGCGGTACAAGGAGGCCGCCGAGGTGCGCGGCCTGATCGAAACCGACCCGGACGTGCGCACCATCTACCAGACCGCGCGCGGCCTGGAAGGCCTGATCCGCAACGCCGGCGTGCACGCGTGCGCGGTGATCATGAGCAGCGAGCCGCTGACCGAGGCCATCCCGCTATGGAAGCGGCCCCAGGACGGCGCCATCATCACCGGCTGGGACTACCCGTCGTGTGAGGCCATCGGCCTGCTGAAGATGGACTTCCTGGGCCTGCGGAACCTGACGATCATCGGCGACGCCCTGGAAAACATCAAGAGCAACAGGGGAATCGACCTCGACCTGGAATCGGTCCCGCTGGACGACAAGCCCACCTACGAGTTGCTCGGCCGTGGCGACACCCTGGGCGTGTTCCAGCTCGACGGCGGTCCGATGCGAGATCTGTTGCGCCGCATGCAGCCCACCGAGTTCAACGACATCGTCGCGGTGCTGGCGCTGTACCGCCCCGGCCCGATGGGCATGAACGCCCACAACGACTACGCCGACCGCAAGAACGGACGTCAGGCGGTCAAGCCGATCCACCCGGAGCTCGAGGAGCCGCTGCGCGAGATCCTGGCCGAGACGCACGGCCTGATCGTCTACCAAGAGCAGATCATGTTCATCGCCCAGAAGGTCGCCTCCTACACGATGGGCAAAGCCGACGCGCTGCGCAAGGCGATGGGCAAGAAGAAGCTCGAGGTGCTCGAGGCCGAGTACAAGGGCTTCTATGAAGGCATGACCACCAACGGCTTCTCCGAAAAAGCGGTGAAAGCGTTGTGGGACACCATCCTTCCGTTCGCCGGGTACGCGTTCAACAAGTCGCACGCGGCGGGCTACGGCCTGGTGTCCTATTGGACGGCCTACCTGAAAGCCAACTATCCTGCCGAGTACATGGCCGGCCTGCTGACGTCGGTCGGCGACGACAAGGACAAGGCCGCCGTCTATCTGGCCGACTGCCGCAAGCTCGGCATCACGGTGCTGCCCCCGGACGTCAACGAGTCGCTGGTGAACTTCGCCTCGGTGGGCCAAGACATCCGGTTCGGGCTGGGCGCGGTGCGCAACGTCGGCGCCAACGTGGTGGGTTCGCTGATCGGCACCCGCAACGGCAAGGGCAAGTTCACCGACTTCTCGGACTACCTCAATAAGATCGACGTCGCGGCCTGCAACAAGAAGGTCACCGAATCGTTGATCAAGGCGGGCGCCTTCGACTCGCTGGGTCACGCCCGAAAGGGCCTGTTCCTGGTGCACACCGACGCGGTCGACTCGGTGCTGGGCACCAAGAAGGCTGAGGCGATGGGCCAGTTCGACCTGTTCGGCGGCGGCAGTGACGGCAGCCTCACCGACTCTGTGTTCAACATCAAGGTGCCCGACGACGAGTGGGAGGACAAGCACAAGCTCGCCCTGGAGCGAGAAATGCTGGGCCTGTACGTGTCCGGACATCCGCTCAACCAGGTGGCGCACCTACTGACCGCACAGGTCGACACCCAGATTCCGGCCATCCTCGACGGCGATGTGCCCAACGACACCCAGGTGCGGGTGGGTGGCATCCTCGCCTCGGTCAACCGTCGGGTCAACAAGAACGGAATGCCCTGGGCATCAGCCCAATTGGAGGACCTCACCGGTGGCATCGAGGTGATGTTCTTCCCACAGGCGTACTCCGTGTACGGGGCCGACATCGCCGACGACGTCGTGGTGCTGATCAAGGCCAAGGTGTCGCTGCGCGACGACCGGGTCGCCCTGATCGCCAACGAGCTTGTGGTGCCCGACTTCTCCAACGCGCAGCCGAACCGCCCGCTGGCGGTCAGCCTACCGACGCGGCAGTGCACCATCGACAAGGTGACCGCGCTCAAGCAGGTGCTGGCCCGCCACCCCGGCACGTCGCAGGTGCATCTGCGCCTGATCAGCGGGGACCGGATCACCACGCTGGAACTGGATGCCTCCCTTCGGGTTACGCCGTCGCCGGCGCTGATGGGGGATCTCAAGGCGCTGCTCGGCCCGGGCTGCCTGGGCGGGTAG
- a CDS encoding type II toxin-antitoxin system Rv0910 family toxin, which produces MAAVDLTADVPMTPQDMWDRVSDLSELGDWLTMHEGWRSDLPDEIAEGTQIVGVARAKGFRNRVTWTVTRWDPPHEMVMSGSGKGGAKYAVTLTVRPTDEGSTLGVRLELGGRALFGPVGSAAARAVKGDVQKSLKNFVELYG; this is translated from the coding sequence GTGGCTGCCGTGGACCTGACCGCCGACGTCCCGATGACCCCGCAGGACATGTGGGATCGCGTGTCTGACCTGTCCGAGCTGGGCGACTGGCTGACCATGCACGAGGGATGGCGCAGCGACCTGCCCGACGAGATCGCCGAAGGCACCCAGATCGTCGGCGTGGCGCGGGCCAAGGGCTTCCGCAACCGGGTGACGTGGACTGTGACCAGGTGGGACCCGCCGCACGAGATGGTGATGTCGGGATCCGGCAAGGGCGGCGCCAAGTACGCCGTCACGCTCACCGTGCGGCCCACCGACGAGGGCTCGACGCTGGGTGTGCGCCTCGAACTGGGCGGACGGGCGCTGTTCGGTCCGGTTGGCTCGGCGGCGGCGCGCGCCGTCAAAGGCGACGTGCAGAAGTCGCTGAAGAACTTCGTCGAGTTGTACGGATAA
- a CDS encoding SDR family NAD(P)-dependent oxidoreductase, with amino-acid sequence MSLPKPDIQTTVVITGASSGIGAELARGLARRGFPLLLVARRRERLDELANEVGQEYSVAVEVLPLDLSDGKARAKLAGRLRSEPIAGLCNSAGFGTSGVFHELPVDRESEEVTLNALALMELTHAALPGMVERGAGAVMNIASIAGFQPVPFMAVYSATKAFVQTFSEAVHEELHGTGVSVTCLCPGPVPTEWAEIANAERFSIPIAQVSPRDVAESAIGGMLAGRRTVVPGMVPKVVSTGGRFVPRSLLLPGIRIGNRFRGGPKS; translated from the coding sequence ATGAGCCTTCCAAAACCTGACATTCAAACCACCGTCGTCATCACCGGCGCCTCGTCCGGCATCGGCGCCGAACTGGCCCGCGGGTTGGCCCGCCGCGGCTTCCCGCTGCTGCTGGTCGCGCGGCGCCGCGAGCGCCTCGATGAGTTGGCCAACGAGGTGGGCCAGGAGTACTCGGTCGCCGTCGAGGTGCTGCCGCTGGATCTCAGTGACGGCAAGGCGCGCGCCAAGCTGGCGGGCCGGCTGCGCAGCGAGCCGATCGCCGGCCTGTGCAACAGCGCCGGTTTCGGCACCAGCGGGGTGTTCCACGAACTGCCGGTGGACCGGGAGAGCGAGGAGGTCACCCTCAACGCGCTGGCCTTGATGGAACTCACCCACGCGGCGTTGCCCGGCATGGTCGAGCGCGGCGCCGGCGCGGTGATGAACATCGCGTCGATCGCGGGATTTCAGCCGGTGCCCTTCATGGCGGTCTATTCGGCCACCAAGGCCTTCGTGCAGACGTTTTCCGAAGCCGTGCACGAGGAGCTGCATGGGACGGGGGTGTCGGTCACCTGCCTGTGCCCGGGACCGGTGCCGACGGAGTGGGCCGAGATCGCCAACGCCGAGCGGTTCAGCATTCCCATCGCGCAGGTGTCGCCGCGCGACGTGGCCGAGTCGGCCATCGGCGGCATGCTGGCCGGCCGGCGCACGGTGGTGCCCGGCATGGTGCCCAAGGTGGTCAGCACCGGCGGGCGGTTCGTGCCGCGCAGCCTGCTGTTGCCCGGCATCCGGATCGGCAACCGATTCCGCGGCGGCCCCAAGAGCTGA
- a CDS encoding SDR family NAD(P)-dependent oxidoreductase, whose translation MNLGDLTNLVENSIGNLVEKPLAAVSHIVNTPNSAGRYRPFYLRNLLDAVQGRTLEDAVEGKTALITGGSSGIGEAAAKKIAEAGGAVALVARTRENLEKVADEIRDSGGTAHVYPCDLTDMDAIAAMADQVLDELGGVDILINNAGRSIRRSLELSYDRIHDYQRTMQLNYLGAVQLILKFVPGMRERGFGHIVNVSSVGVQTRAPRFGAYIASKAALDSLCDSLQGETVNDGVRFTTVHMALVRTPMISPTTLYDKFPALTPEQAAGVIADAIVHRPRRASSPFGQFAALADAVNPAVMDRVRNRAFEMFGDSDAAKGDESPTEATKFDKRSEAFVRATRGIHW comes from the coding sequence ATGAATCTCGGTGACTTAACGAACTTGGTGGAGAACTCGATCGGGAACCTGGTGGAAAAGCCACTGGCCGCGGTGTCCCACATCGTCAACACCCCGAACTCGGCCGGACGGTACCGACCGTTCTATCTGAGGAATCTGCTGGACGCGGTGCAGGGCCGCACGCTCGAGGACGCCGTCGAGGGCAAGACCGCCCTGATCACCGGGGGATCCTCGGGCATCGGGGAGGCCGCCGCGAAGAAGATCGCGGAGGCCGGCGGTGCAGTGGCGCTGGTGGCGCGCACCCGGGAGAACCTCGAGAAGGTCGCCGACGAGATCCGCGATAGTGGTGGGACCGCCCACGTCTACCCGTGCGACCTGACCGACATGGACGCCATCGCCGCGATGGCCGATCAGGTGCTCGACGAGCTGGGCGGCGTCGACATCCTGATCAACAACGCGGGACGCTCGATCCGGCGCTCGCTGGAGCTGTCCTACGACCGGATCCACGACTATCAGCGGACCATGCAGCTCAACTACCTGGGCGCGGTCCAGCTGATCCTCAAGTTCGTCCCCGGCATGCGGGAACGTGGCTTCGGCCACATTGTCAACGTCTCCTCGGTCGGCGTACAGACCCGCGCGCCGCGCTTCGGCGCCTATATCGCCAGCAAGGCCGCGCTGGACAGCCTGTGCGATTCGCTGCAGGGCGAGACCGTCAACGACGGCGTGCGGTTCACCACGGTGCACATGGCGCTGGTGCGCACGCCGATGATCAGCCCGACCACGCTCTACGACAAGTTTCCGGCGCTGACGCCCGAGCAGGCGGCCGGGGTGATCGCGGACGCGATCGTGCACCGGCCGCGGCGGGCCAGCTCGCCGTTCGGCCAGTTCGCCGCGCTCGCCGATGCGGTCAACCCGGCGGTGATGGACCGGGTGCGCAACCGGGCGTTTGAAATGTTCGGCGACTCCGATGCCGCGAAGGGTGATGAATCGCCAACCGAGGCAACGAAATTCGATAAGCGAAGCGAGGCGTTTGTGCGGGCGACCCGAGGGATACATTGGTAA
- a CDS encoding group I truncated hemoglobin yields the protein MKILARFRKPGPAPIYDRIGGHEAIEVVVEDFYVRVLADDQLSGFFTGTNMNRLKGKQVEFFAAALGGPEPYTGAPMKQVHQGRGITTHHFNLVAGHLADALAAAGVPSETVTEILGAIAPLAPEIATGDAGKVRV from the coding sequence ATGAAAATTCTGGCGCGCTTCCGCAAGCCCGGACCGGCACCCATCTACGACCGGATCGGTGGGCACGAGGCGATCGAAGTCGTGGTCGAGGACTTCTACGTTCGCGTGCTTGCCGACGATCAACTGTCCGGCTTCTTCACCGGCACGAACATGAACCGCCTCAAGGGCAAACAGGTGGAGTTCTTCGCCGCCGCCCTGGGCGGCCCGGAGCCCTACACCGGCGCGCCGATGAAGCAGGTGCACCAGGGCCGCGGGATCACCACGCACCACTTCAATCTGGTGGCCGGCCATCTGGCCGACGCGCTGGCCGCCGCCGGGGTGCCGTCGGAGACGGTCACCGAGATACTCGGCGCGATAGCGCCGCTGGCCCCGGAGATCGCCACGGGCGACGCAGGCAAGGTCCGGGTTTGA
- a CDS encoding class I SAM-dependent methyltransferase — protein sequence MRRTFDDLIAEADAAPVEGWDFSWLDGRATEERPSWGYQRLLRGRLATVSAALDIHTGGGEVLSGAAPFPPTMAAIETWPPNAALATRRLHALGVVVVAMRDEPPLPFADDAFDLVTTRHPISVWWSEILRVLRPGGTYFAQHIGPATMGELVEYFIGPQPQKWAEFHPDAVRAQAEAAGLEIVDVRMERMRAEFFDIGAVVYFLRKVIWTVPDFSVQRYRERLAELHERIESGGPFVTHSVRLLVEARKPA from the coding sequence ATGCGGCGCACATTTGACGACCTGATCGCCGAGGCGGACGCCGCCCCGGTCGAGGGCTGGGATTTTTCGTGGCTGGACGGCCGGGCCACCGAGGAACGCCCGTCGTGGGGTTATCAGCGGCTGCTGCGAGGCCGGTTGGCGACGGTGTCGGCCGCGCTGGACATTCACACCGGCGGCGGCGAGGTGCTGTCCGGCGCGGCACCCTTCCCGCCGACCATGGCCGCCATCGAGACGTGGCCGCCGAACGCGGCGCTGGCCACCCGGCGCCTGCACGCGCTCGGTGTGGTGGTCGTCGCGATGCGCGACGAGCCGCCGCTGCCCTTCGCCGACGACGCGTTCGACCTGGTGACCACGCGTCACCCGATCTCCGTCTGGTGGAGCGAGATCCTGCGGGTACTCCGGCCGGGCGGCACCTACTTCGCGCAGCACATCGGCCCGGCCACCATGGGCGAGCTGGTCGAGTACTTCATCGGGCCGCAGCCGCAGAAGTGGGCCGAGTTTCACCCGGACGCCGTGCGCGCCCAGGCCGAGGCCGCCGGGCTGGAGATCGTCGATGTGCGGATGGAGCGGATGCGCGCCGAGTTCTTCGACATCGGTGCCGTCGTGTACTTCCTGCGCAAGGTGATCTGGACGGTGCCCGACTTCAGCGTGCAGCGCTACCGCGAGCGGCTGGCCGAACTGCACGAGCGCATCGAATCCGGCGGGCCGTTCGTCACGCACTCCGTGCGGCTGCTCGTCGAGGCCCGCAAACCCGCCTGA
- a CDS encoding RluA family pseudouridine synthase, whose translation MSDRSMPVPEGLAGMRVDAGLARLLGLSRSAAAALAEDGGVELDGVQAGKSDRLTGGAWLQVRLPEAPAPLQNTPVDIEGMTILYSDDDIVAVDKPAAVAAHASVGWTGPTVLGGLAAAGYRITTSGVPERQGIVHRLDVGTSGVMVVALSERAYTVLKRAFKQRTVDKRYHALVQGHPDPSSGTIDAPIGRHRGGEWKFAVTKDGRHSLTHYDTVEAFVAASLLDVHLETGRTHQIRVHFSALHHPCCGDLVYGADPKLAKKLGLERQWLHARSLSFTHPADGRRIEIVSPYPPDLQHALDVLRDEG comes from the coding sequence GTGAGTGACCGCTCGATGCCCGTCCCGGAGGGATTGGCGGGCATGCGTGTCGACGCCGGGCTGGCCCGCCTGCTGGGGCTGTCGCGCAGCGCGGCGGCGGCGCTCGCCGAAGACGGCGGCGTCGAACTCGACGGCGTCCAGGCCGGCAAGTCCGACCGGCTGACCGGCGGCGCCTGGCTGCAGGTGCGGCTGCCCGAGGCGCCCGCCCCGCTGCAGAACACGCCGGTCGACATCGAGGGCATGACGATCCTGTACTCCGACGACGACATTGTCGCGGTCGACAAACCGGCGGCGGTGGCCGCGCACGCGTCGGTCGGCTGGACCGGGCCCACCGTGCTCGGCGGACTGGCCGCCGCCGGCTACCGGATCACCACCTCGGGCGTGCCCGAGCGGCAGGGCATCGTGCACCGCCTCGACGTCGGCACGTCCGGGGTGATGGTGGTGGCGCTGTCCGAGCGGGCCTACACCGTGCTCAAGCGGGCGTTCAAACAGCGCACCGTCGACAAGCGCTATCACGCGCTGGTGCAAGGACATCCGGACCCGTCCAGCGGGACCATCGACGCGCCGATCGGGCGTCACCGCGGGGGCGAGTGGAAGTTCGCGGTCACCAAGGACGGCCGGCACAGCCTCACCCACTACGACACCGTGGAGGCCTTCGTCGCCGCCAGCCTGCTCGACGTGCACCTGGAAACCGGCCGCACCCACCAGATCCGGGTGCATTTCTCCGCGCTGCATCACCCGTGCTGCGGTGACCTGGTCTACGGCGCGGACCCCAAGCTCGCGAAAAAGCTTGGGCTGGAACGTCAATGGTTGCATGCCCGCTCGTTGTCCTTCACCCATCCGGCCGACGGCAGGCGGATCGAGATCGTCAGCCCCTACCCGCCCGACCTGCAGCACGCGCTGGACGTGTTGCGCGACGAGGGCTGA
- the lspA gene encoding signal peptidase II produces the protein MPEEPTNSTEPVTSAEEAGAAAPVEPDAEPDTAASPAPAPRRLRLLLSIAAVVLALDVVTKVLAVKLLPPGQPVPIIGDTVTWTLVRNSGAAFSMATGYTWMLTLIATGVVVGIFWMGRRLVSPWWAVGLGMILGGAMGNLVDRFFRAPGPLRGHVVDFLSVGWWPVFNVADPSVVGGAILLVVLSIFGFDFDSVGRRTAGDRRKEEGDSQDSAGE, from the coding sequence GTGCCCGAAGAACCAACGAACTCGACTGAGCCGGTGACCTCAGCCGAAGAGGCTGGTGCGGCCGCCCCGGTCGAGCCAGACGCGGAGCCCGACACCGCCGCTTCGCCCGCACCCGCTCCGCGGCGGCTGCGGCTGCTGCTGTCGATCGCGGCGGTAGTCCTGGCCCTCGACGTCGTCACCAAGGTCCTTGCCGTCAAACTGCTGCCGCCCGGCCAGCCGGTGCCGATCATCGGCGACACGGTGACGTGGACCCTGGTGCGCAATTCGGGTGCGGCCTTCTCGATGGCGACCGGGTACACCTGGATGCTGACGCTGATCGCGACCGGTGTGGTGGTCGGCATCTTCTGGATGGGACGCCGGCTGGTGTCGCCCTGGTGGGCGGTGGGCCTGGGCATGATCCTCGGCGGCGCCATGGGCAACCTGGTCGACCGATTCTTCCGCGCCCCCGGGCCGCTTCGCGGGCATGTCGTGGACTTCCTGTCGGTGGGCTGGTGGCCGGTGTTCAACGTCGCCGACCCCTCGGTGGTCGGGGGCGCCATCCTGTTGGTGGTGCTGTCGATCTTCGGATTCGACTTCGACTCGGTGGGTCGGCGCACCGCCGGCGACCGGCGTAAGGAAGAAGGCGACAGCCAGGACAGCGCGGGTGAGTGA